From a single Diceros bicornis minor isolate mBicDic1 chromosome 6, mDicBic1.mat.cur, whole genome shotgun sequence genomic region:
- the ACADSB gene encoding short/branched chain specific acyl-CoA dehydrogenase, mitochondrial isoform X3 has protein sequence MLRRNFLTCLSSWKTPPCIPKSSQSEALLNITNNGLPCAPLQIFTDQETMIKSTVKKFAEEQIAPLVSTMDENAKMEKSVIQGLFQQGLMGVEIDTSYGGTGASFFSSVLVVEELAKVDASVALLCDLQNTVVNPLIMKHGTEEQKATYLTKLATEKIGSFCLSEAEAGSDSFSLKTRADKKGDYYVINGSKMWVTSAEYAGLFLVMANVDSTLGYKGITCFLVDRDTEGLHIGKAENKLGIRASSTCPLTFGNVKVPEANVLGQIGHGYKYAIGVLNKGRIGIAAQMLGLAQGCFDFTIPYIKERVQFGKRIFDFQGLQHQVAQVATQLEATRLLTYNAARFVEAGRPFIKEASMAKYYASEIAGLTTSKCMEWMGGVGYTKDYPVEKYFRDAKIGSIYEGASNIQLNTIAKCIDPEY, from the exons ATG CTAAGAAGAAACTTCCTGACTTGCCTGTCTTCTTGGAAAACGCCTCCTTGCATCCCAAAATCTTCCCAGTCAGAAGCTCTACTCAATATAACAAATAATGGACTCCCCTGCGCCCCCCTGCAAATATTCACGGATCAGGAGACGATGATAAAGAGCACAG ttaAAAAATTTGCCGAGGAACAAATTGCTCCTTTGGTTTCAACAATGGATGAAAAtgcaaaaatggaaaaatcagtAATACAAGGATTATTTCAACAAGGG ttgatGGGTGTTGAAATTGACACCAGCTACGGAGGAACAGGAGCTTCGTTTTTTTCCTCTGTCCTGGTGGTAGAGGAATTAGCCAAAGTTGATGCATCTGTGGCTTTGTTATGTGACCTCCAGAACACGGTAGTTAACCCGCTGATTATGAAACATGGAACAGAAGAGCAAAAGGCTACCTACTTGACCAAGCTGGCTACAGAAAAA ATAGGAAGTTTCTGCCTTTCAGAGGCTGAAGCAGGTAGCGATTCCTTTAGTTTAAAGACCAGAGCTGATAAAAAGGGAGATTATTACGTCATCAATGGGTCAAAGATGTGGGTTACCAGTGCCGAGTACGCAGGGCTCTTCCTGGTGATGGCAAATGTTGACTCTACCCTG GGCTATAAAGGAATTACCTGCTTCTTAGTGGATCGTGATACTGAAGGCCTTCATATAGGGAAAGCAGAAAACAAATTGGGAATCAGAGCTTCCTCCACCTGTCCGTTAACATTTGGAAACGTCAAG GTTCCAGAAGCCAATGTCCTGGGACAAATTGGACACGGCTATAAGTATGCCATAGGAGTCCTTAATAAAGGCAGAATAGGAATTGCTGCACAG atgctGGGACTGGCTCAAGGATGTTTTGACTTCACTATTCCATATATTAAAGAAAGGGTACAATTTGGCAAAAGAATATTTGATTTTCAG GGGCTCCAACACCAAGTGGCTCAAGTGGCCACCCAGCTGGAGGCCACGAGGTTACTGACATACAACGCTGCCAGGTTTGTAGAAGCTGGAAGGCCATTCATAAAAGAAGCATCTATGGCCAAATACTATGCATcagag ATTGCAGGACTAACAACTAGTAAATGCATGGAGTGGATGGGAGGAGTAGGCTACACCAAAGATTATCCTGTGGAAAAGTACTTCCGAGATGCAAAGATTG GTTCAATATATGAAGGAGCTTCAAATATTCAGCTGAACACCATTGCCAAGTGCATCGATCCAGAATACTGA
- the ACADSB gene encoding short/branched chain specific acyl-CoA dehydrogenase, mitochondrial isoform X2 → MEGAAVRLLRGSALLRRNFLTCLSSWKTPPCIPKSSQSEALLNITNNGLPCAPLQIFTDQETMIKSTVKKFAEEQIAPLVSTMDENAKMEKSVIQGLFQQGLMGVEIDTSYGGTGASFFSSVLVVEELAKVDASVALLCDLQNTVVNPLIMKHGTEEQKATYLTKLATEKIGSFCLSEAEAGSDSFSLKTRADKKGDYYVINGSKMWVTSAEYAGLFLVMANVDSTLGYKGITCFLVDRDTEGLHIGKAENKLGIRASSTCPLTFGNVKVPEANVLGQIGHGYKYAIGVLNKGRIGIAAQMLGLAQGCFDFTIPYIKERVQFGKRIFDFQDLNWRPSHPIQVEHPS, encoded by the exons CTAAGAAGAAACTTCCTGACTTGCCTGTCTTCTTGGAAAACGCCTCCTTGCATCCCAAAATCTTCCCAGTCAGAAGCTCTACTCAATATAACAAATAATGGACTCCCCTGCGCCCCCCTGCAAATATTCACGGATCAGGAGACGATGATAAAGAGCACAG ttaAAAAATTTGCCGAGGAACAAATTGCTCCTTTGGTTTCAACAATGGATGAAAAtgcaaaaatggaaaaatcagtAATACAAGGATTATTTCAACAAGGG ttgatGGGTGTTGAAATTGACACCAGCTACGGAGGAACAGGAGCTTCGTTTTTTTCCTCTGTCCTGGTGGTAGAGGAATTAGCCAAAGTTGATGCATCTGTGGCTTTGTTATGTGACCTCCAGAACACGGTAGTTAACCCGCTGATTATGAAACATGGAACAGAAGAGCAAAAGGCTACCTACTTGACCAAGCTGGCTACAGAAAAA ATAGGAAGTTTCTGCCTTTCAGAGGCTGAAGCAGGTAGCGATTCCTTTAGTTTAAAGACCAGAGCTGATAAAAAGGGAGATTATTACGTCATCAATGGGTCAAAGATGTGGGTTACCAGTGCCGAGTACGCAGGGCTCTTCCTGGTGATGGCAAATGTTGACTCTACCCTG GGCTATAAAGGAATTACCTGCTTCTTAGTGGATCGTGATACTGAAGGCCTTCATATAGGGAAAGCAGAAAACAAATTGGGAATCAGAGCTTCCTCCACCTGTCCGTTAACATTTGGAAACGTCAAG GTTCCAGAAGCCAATGTCCTGGGACAAATTGGACACGGCTATAAGTATGCCATAGGAGTCCTTAATAAAGGCAGAATAGGAATTGCTGCACAG atgctGGGACTGGCTCAAGGATGTTTTGACTTCACTATTCCATATATTAAAGAAAGGGTACAATTTGGCAAAAGAATATTTGATTTTCAG GATCTTAACTGGAGACCGAGTCACCCAATTCAGGTAGAACACCCATCATAA
- the ACADSB gene encoding short/branched chain specific acyl-CoA dehydrogenase, mitochondrial isoform X1 — translation MEGAAVRLLRGSALLRRNFLTCLSSWKTPPCIPKSSQSEALLNITNNGLPCAPLQIFTDQETMIKSTVKKFAEEQIAPLVSTMDENAKMEKSVIQGLFQQGLMGVEIDTSYGGTGASFFSSVLVVEELAKVDASVALLCDLQNTVVNPLIMKHGTEEQKATYLTKLATEKIGSFCLSEAEAGSDSFSLKTRADKKGDYYVINGSKMWVTSAEYAGLFLVMANVDSTLGYKGITCFLVDRDTEGLHIGKAENKLGIRASSTCPLTFGNVKVPEANVLGQIGHGYKYAIGVLNKGRIGIAAQMLGLAQGCFDFTIPYIKERVQFGKRIFDFQGLQHQVAQVATQLEATRLLTYNAARFVEAGRPFIKEASMAKYYASEIAGLTTSKCMEWMGGVGYTKDYPVEKYFRDAKIGSIYEGASNIQLNTIAKCIDPEY, via the exons CTAAGAAGAAACTTCCTGACTTGCCTGTCTTCTTGGAAAACGCCTCCTTGCATCCCAAAATCTTCCCAGTCAGAAGCTCTACTCAATATAACAAATAATGGACTCCCCTGCGCCCCCCTGCAAATATTCACGGATCAGGAGACGATGATAAAGAGCACAG ttaAAAAATTTGCCGAGGAACAAATTGCTCCTTTGGTTTCAACAATGGATGAAAAtgcaaaaatggaaaaatcagtAATACAAGGATTATTTCAACAAGGG ttgatGGGTGTTGAAATTGACACCAGCTACGGAGGAACAGGAGCTTCGTTTTTTTCCTCTGTCCTGGTGGTAGAGGAATTAGCCAAAGTTGATGCATCTGTGGCTTTGTTATGTGACCTCCAGAACACGGTAGTTAACCCGCTGATTATGAAACATGGAACAGAAGAGCAAAAGGCTACCTACTTGACCAAGCTGGCTACAGAAAAA ATAGGAAGTTTCTGCCTTTCAGAGGCTGAAGCAGGTAGCGATTCCTTTAGTTTAAAGACCAGAGCTGATAAAAAGGGAGATTATTACGTCATCAATGGGTCAAAGATGTGGGTTACCAGTGCCGAGTACGCAGGGCTCTTCCTGGTGATGGCAAATGTTGACTCTACCCTG GGCTATAAAGGAATTACCTGCTTCTTAGTGGATCGTGATACTGAAGGCCTTCATATAGGGAAAGCAGAAAACAAATTGGGAATCAGAGCTTCCTCCACCTGTCCGTTAACATTTGGAAACGTCAAG GTTCCAGAAGCCAATGTCCTGGGACAAATTGGACACGGCTATAAGTATGCCATAGGAGTCCTTAATAAAGGCAGAATAGGAATTGCTGCACAG atgctGGGACTGGCTCAAGGATGTTTTGACTTCACTATTCCATATATTAAAGAAAGGGTACAATTTGGCAAAAGAATATTTGATTTTCAG GGGCTCCAACACCAAGTGGCTCAAGTGGCCACCCAGCTGGAGGCCACGAGGTTACTGACATACAACGCTGCCAGGTTTGTAGAAGCTGGAAGGCCATTCATAAAAGAAGCATCTATGGCCAAATACTATGCATcagag ATTGCAGGACTAACAACTAGTAAATGCATGGAGTGGATGGGAGGAGTAGGCTACACCAAAGATTATCCTGTGGAAAAGTACTTCCGAGATGCAAAGATTG GTTCAATATATGAAGGAGCTTCAAATATTCAGCTGAACACCATTGCCAAGTGCATCGATCCAGAATACTGA